One Paraburkholderia agricolaris genomic region harbors:
- the istA gene encoding IS21 family transposase — MLTQEQAVEIKVLARRGTAVREIARQTGLSRITVRRYLRNEQASRYSQREPRATKLDPFKDYLLERVAAARPHWIPATVLLRELQEAGYEGGISQLKAFLVPHKRPEVEPVVRFETAPGKQMQADFTVIRRGREPLLALVATMGYSRASFVRFTAREDAATLCECLREALVYFGGTPEHVLFDNAKSVVIERDAFGEGQHRWNTQLLALAETYGFTPKVCRPYRAKTKGKVERFNRYLKESFVVPLAATLRSSGLKLDVEAANAHIGRWLSEIANVRRHATTGERPAVLLATEQAALLPLPTQAPALAVPDNRRVLPRESLQHPLAVYDALLEVAA; from the coding sequence ATGCTGACTCAGGAGCAAGCAGTGGAAATCAAGGTATTGGCCCGGCGTGGGACGGCGGTGCGCGAGATAGCGAGGCAAACAGGTTTATCGCGCATTACTGTGCGACGCTATCTGAGGAACGAGCAGGCTAGCCGCTACAGCCAGCGTGAGCCGCGAGCAACGAAGCTCGACCCGTTCAAGGACTATCTGCTGGAGCGCGTCGCCGCCGCGCGGCCGCACTGGATTCCGGCAACGGTTCTGCTACGCGAATTGCAGGAAGCTGGATACGAAGGCGGCATCAGTCAGCTCAAGGCGTTTCTGGTGCCCCACAAGCGTCCCGAAGTCGAACCGGTGGTGCGCTTCGAGACTGCGCCCGGCAAGCAGATGCAGGCCGATTTCACCGTTATCCGGCGTGGACGCGAGCCATTGCTCGCGCTGGTCGCGACGATGGGTTACAGCCGCGCGAGCTTCGTGCGGTTCACCGCGCGCGAGGACGCCGCGACGCTTTGCGAATGCCTGCGCGAAGCGCTCGTGTACTTCGGGGGCACGCCGGAGCATGTGTTGTTCGACAACGCGAAGTCCGTGGTCATCGAGCGCGATGCATTCGGCGAGGGCCAGCATCGGTGGAATACGCAGTTGCTGGCGCTGGCGGAAACCTATGGGTTCACGCCGAAGGTGTGTCGTCCGTATCGCGCGAAGACCAAGGGCAAGGTCGAACGGTTCAACCGCTATCTCAAGGAGAGCTTCGTTGTGCCCCTTGCCGCGACGCTCAGGTCGTCAGGGTTGAAGCTGGACGTTGAGGCCGCCAACGCGCACATCGGCCGATGGCTGTCAGAAATTGCCAACGTGCGCCGTCACGCGACGACGGGTGAGCGTCCAGCGGTGCTGCTTGCAACCGAGCAGGCGGCGCTTCTTCCGTTGCCGACGCAGGCACCTGCGCTCGCTGTGCCGGACAACCGCCGGGTGCTGCCACGCGAGAGCCTGCAACACCCGCTGGCGGTCTACGACGCGTTGCTGGAGGTCGCCGCATGA
- a CDS encoding DUF2968 domain-containing protein — MDRKSKLRQIALAAFIAMGAVQGVNAQALPDSGASAGVVSQPGATTALPANTAAGQAQTNALTPDEAKQSAAGNVAELQQMIRGSDLSELRTTYNGSYGASLLFYGKEMTYYVALFQQKNFWRVIKTQDAARADMIYKDFVRQTLQLSDVEIRRTQLEAQKAFTERMIALSQDRANRLQADLDVARQQQTIVTNQQSQTRAEATALAQQKAAAQDQLRAAQRQVRELQRQLETGLPTH, encoded by the coding sequence ATGGACCGAAAGTCGAAACTACGGCAGATTGCCCTGGCCGCATTCATCGCGATGGGGGCCGTGCAGGGCGTGAATGCGCAGGCTTTGCCGGATAGTGGGGCGAGCGCTGGCGTCGTTTCCCAGCCGGGCGCGACGACGGCTTTGCCGGCCAATACAGCGGCTGGACAGGCGCAGACGAACGCATTGACGCCGGACGAAGCCAAGCAGTCTGCGGCGGGCAATGTAGCGGAATTGCAGCAGATGATCCGCGGCTCGGATCTGAGCGAATTGCGCACGACGTACAACGGCAGCTACGGAGCGAGCTTGCTGTTTTACGGCAAGGAGATGACGTACTACGTGGCGTTGTTCCAGCAGAAGAATTTCTGGCGCGTCATCAAGACGCAGGACGCCGCGCGTGCCGACATGATTTACAAGGATTTTGTACGTCAGACGCTGCAACTGTCTGACGTCGAGATTCGCCGCACGCAGCTGGAGGCGCAGAAGGCGTTCACGGAACGCATGATCGCCTTGTCGCAGGACCGTGCAAACCGTTTGCAGGCTGACCTTGACGTCGCACGTCAGCAGCAGACCATTGTGACGAATCAGCAATCGCAGACCCGCGCCGAAGCAACCGCGCTGGCTCAGCAGAAGGCTGCTGCGCAGGACCAGCTGCGCGCCGCGCAACGCCAGGTTCGCGAACTGCAGCGTCAACTGGAAACCGGCCTGCCGACGCACTAA
- the istB gene encoding IS21-like element helper ATPase IstB: protein MNLQHERIAALCVQLKLDCIATDWAPLAQRTATTDSSMADFLEQLLQAELGAREQRKRQVLTKLAALPGVKTLEQYDFAFASGAPRAQIQELASLAFIERAENVVLLGPSGVGKTHIATSLAYRAAQAGIKTRFITAADLMMQLAAARQQNRLREFFNRAVIGPRLLVIDEIGYLPFGREEANLFFNVVAKRYERGSVVLTSNLPFTQWATAFADDQTLTAAMLDRLLHHAHIVQISGESYRLKDKRKAGQTGTRASAKAAA from the coding sequence ATGAATCTGCAACATGAACGGATTGCCGCGCTGTGCGTGCAACTCAAACTCGATTGCATCGCTACCGACTGGGCGCCGCTCGCACAACGCACCGCAACGACTGATTCGAGTATGGCCGACTTCCTTGAACAGCTTCTGCAAGCGGAGCTCGGCGCGCGCGAGCAGCGCAAGCGTCAGGTTCTGACAAAGCTGGCGGCGTTGCCGGGCGTCAAGACGCTTGAGCAATACGACTTCGCCTTCGCCAGCGGCGCGCCGCGTGCGCAGATTCAGGAACTGGCGAGCCTGGCGTTCATCGAGCGTGCAGAGAATGTCGTGCTGCTCGGACCATCGGGGGTCGGCAAGACACATATTGCGACCTCGCTTGCGTATCGTGCGGCGCAAGCGGGCATCAAGACGCGGTTCATCACGGCCGCCGACCTGATGATGCAACTGGCCGCCGCGCGACAGCAGAACCGCTTGCGGGAATTCTTCAATCGAGCGGTCATCGGACCCAGGCTGCTCGTTATCGACGAAATCGGCTACCTCCCATTCGGACGCGAAGAGGCAAACCTGTTCTTCAATGTCGTCGCGAAACGCTATGAGCGCGGTTCAGTCGTCTTGACCAGCAACCTGCCGTTCACGCAGTGGGCGACGGCCTTCGCTGACGACCAGACGCTGACAGCGGCGATGCTCGACAGGCTTTTACATCACGCCCATATCGTGCAAATCAGCGGTGAGAGCTATCGATTGAAGGACAAGAGAAAGGCGGGACAAACAGGTACGCGGGCAAGCGCGAAAGCAGCCGCGTGA
- a CDS encoding FAD-binding oxidoreductase gives MTRSLPPKVSAAGFDRALAGWRAILGEPQVITSAAGLAAYLDPFAPGEREAFSASAALLPASVDEIRAVLRIANQFRIPLWTVSTGRNFAYGGAAPRLAGSVVLDLQRMNRIIEVNETLAYALVEPGVSYFDLYAHLREHGYRLWVDPPAAGWGSVVGNTLERGFGYTAYGDHAAAQCGMEVVLANGDVLRTGMGGIEIGTAWQLFQPGYGPSFDAMFMQSNYGIVTKLGVWLMPAPPAYLLGEIQFRHEADLETIVDILRPLRLDETIRNHAVIEGGLRRAAGLSARQQWYEGKGAMPESAVAAMLDKLNVGRWNLHFALYGTPELIDAHYAIVQRAFAHVPQAKLSAARYAGDAQPTAGGDRNMAGIPAMSAFRMLDWRGGAGAHVDFAPVCPASGRDALRQYTMVKTRAAEYGFDYYGGFTAGMRHLHHIFAAIFDRDDASQVEQAGALLRSLMSDARAAGYGEYRAHLAYMDFAAAQYSFNDGALLRLSETIKDALDPNGILAPGKQGIWPAAWRDRRGYT, from the coding sequence TTGACGCGCAGCCTGCCGCCGAAGGTTTCCGCCGCCGGGTTCGATCGCGCGCTCGCGGGCTGGCGCGCGATTCTCGGTGAGCCGCAGGTGATCACTTCGGCCGCCGGGCTCGCCGCGTATCTCGATCCGTTCGCACCCGGCGAGCGCGAAGCGTTCTCGGCGTCCGCCGCGCTGCTGCCCGCATCCGTCGACGAAATTCGTGCAGTGTTGCGGATTGCCAATCAATTTCGCATTCCGTTATGGACGGTCTCGACCGGACGCAACTTCGCGTACGGTGGCGCCGCGCCGCGACTGGCGGGGTCGGTCGTGCTCGATTTGCAGCGCATGAACCGCATCATCGAAGTGAACGAGACGCTTGCCTACGCGCTGGTCGAACCGGGTGTCAGCTACTTCGATCTGTACGCGCATCTGCGCGAACACGGCTACAGGCTGTGGGTCGATCCGCCCGCGGCGGGTTGGGGCAGCGTAGTCGGCAATACGCTCGAGCGCGGCTTCGGCTATACCGCGTACGGCGATCATGCGGCGGCGCAGTGCGGCATGGAAGTGGTACTCGCGAACGGCGACGTGCTGCGCACCGGCATGGGTGGCATCGAAATCGGCACCGCGTGGCAACTGTTTCAACCGGGCTATGGACCTTCCTTCGACGCGATGTTCATGCAGTCGAACTACGGCATCGTCACCAAGCTCGGCGTCTGGCTGATGCCGGCGCCGCCCGCGTATCTGCTCGGCGAAATCCAGTTTCGACACGAAGCGGATCTCGAAACGATCGTCGATATTCTGCGGCCATTGCGGCTCGATGAAACGATCCGCAATCACGCCGTGATCGAGGGCGGGTTGCGCCGGGCCGCCGGATTGTCGGCACGTCAACAGTGGTACGAAGGCAAGGGCGCGATGCCCGAGAGCGCGGTGGCGGCGATGCTCGACAAGCTGAATGTGGGCCGCTGGAATCTGCATTTCGCGCTATACGGCACGCCTGAACTGATCGATGCGCACTATGCGATCGTGCAGCGCGCATTCGCCCACGTGCCACAGGCGAAACTCTCGGCCGCTCGCTATGCGGGCGATGCGCAACCCACGGCGGGCGGCGACCGCAATATGGCCGGCATCCCCGCGATGAGCGCGTTTCGCATGCTCGACTGGCGCGGCGGCGCGGGCGCCCATGTGGATTTCGCACCGGTGTGTCCGGCGAGCGGACGCGATGCGCTGCGCCAGTACACGATGGTCAAGACGCGTGCGGCGGAATACGGCTTCGATTACTACGGCGGCTTTACGGCGGGCATGCGTCATCTGCATCACATTTTCGCAGCGATTTTCGACCGCGACGACGCGAGCCAGGTCGAGCAGGCCGGTGCATTACTGCGTTCGTTGATGAGCGATGCGCGCGCCGCGGGCTACGGCGAATATCGCGCGCATCTCGCGTATATGGATTTCGCCGCGGCGCAGTACAGTTTCAACGACGGCGCGTTGCTGCGGCTATCGGAAACGATCAAGGACGCACTCGACCCGAACGGCATTCTCGCGCCGGGCAAGCAAGGCATCTGGCCGGCGGCGTGGCGCGACCGGCGAGGCTACACCTAA
- a CDS encoding anti-sigma factor translates to MNNDHDSSLPEGPDLRMLSAFVDGELPPAEHAAIEAQLSRQPQAAARVAAWRAQKAALQALCGASTRNREPELDGHGASAGGTEQSDAGEPAFIVVRRPTPWWQRAGLAACWLAAGAGLALALGPLAPRLTGGAWNGLGGQPPSFAERADIAYAVYTPEQRHPVEVAANEEEHLISWLSKRLNRPLSVPSLQEYGYSLVGGRLLPGEAGPAAQFMYENRSGERLTLYITGISRDETAFRLFRDGNRRTFYWVSDRMGYALSGPIAEDKLRSIAIEVCSALGGKPETWQ, encoded by the coding sequence ATGAATAACGACCACGATTCCAGCTTGCCTGAGGGGCCCGATCTGCGAATGCTGTCGGCATTTGTCGACGGCGAGTTGCCGCCTGCCGAGCACGCCGCGATCGAGGCGCAACTCAGCCGGCAACCTCAGGCGGCCGCCCGGGTGGCCGCGTGGCGCGCGCAGAAAGCGGCGCTGCAGGCGCTGTGCGGGGCATCGACGCGCAACCGTGAGCCCGAACTCGATGGGCACGGCGCAAGCGCTGGCGGTACGGAGCAGAGCGACGCCGGCGAGCCGGCCTTCATCGTGGTGCGGCGGCCGACGCCGTGGTGGCAGCGCGCCGGCCTCGCCGCGTGCTGGCTCGCGGCCGGCGCGGGTCTGGCGCTCGCGCTCGGGCCGCTTGCGCCGCGTCTGACGGGCGGCGCGTGGAACGGCTTGGGCGGCCAGCCGCCGAGCTTTGCCGAGCGCGCCGACATCGCCTATGCCGTGTACACGCCCGAGCAGCGTCATCCTGTTGAAGTCGCCGCGAACGAGGAAGAGCATCTGATCAGCTGGCTGTCCAAGCGCCTGAACCGGCCGCTGTCGGTGCCGTCGTTGCAGGAGTACGGTTATTCGCTGGTGGGGGGGCGGTTGTTGCCCGGCGAAGCGGGACCGGCCGCGCAGTTCATGTACGAAAATCGCAGCGGCGAGCGGCTCACGCTGTACATCACGGGTATTTCTCGCGACGAAACCGCCTTCCGCCTGTTCCGCGACGGCAACCGCCGGACCTTCTACTGGGTCAGCGACCGTATGGGTTATGCGTTGTCCGGGCCGATTGCGGAGGACAAGCTGCGCTCGATCGCGATCGAAGTGTGCAGCGCGCTCGGCGGCAAACCGGAAACCTGGCAGTAG
- a CDS encoding sigma-70 family RNA polymerase sigma factor, producing MNFEAEVISWLPQLRRYARALTGDRAWADDLVQDTAERAFARWAAFRPNSNLRAWLLTILRHLYIDQLRGRREIAVDDESAPWRNLEAPHGEVDGLVLRDLQRALYCLPVEQREVLLLVCVEELSYQEASKALGVPIGTVMSRLSRAREHMRVLMTDGPLEGDAVGLARKVPPLKVVRNP from the coding sequence GTGAATTTCGAAGCCGAAGTGATTTCGTGGCTCCCGCAGCTGCGCCGCTATGCGCGCGCGCTGACGGGCGACCGCGCGTGGGCCGACGACCTCGTGCAGGATACGGCGGAGCGCGCGTTCGCCCGCTGGGCGGCGTTCCGTCCGAACAGCAACTTGCGGGCGTGGCTGCTGACCATCCTGCGGCATCTTTACATCGATCAGTTGCGCGGCCGTCGCGAGATTGCCGTCGACGACGAAAGCGCGCCATGGCGCAATCTCGAAGCACCGCATGGCGAGGTCGATGGCCTGGTATTGCGCGATCTGCAGCGCGCGCTGTATTGCCTGCCGGTCGAACAACGCGAAGTGCTGCTGCTGGTTTGCGTGGAGGAACTGTCATATCAGGAAGCGTCGAAGGCGCTCGGCGTACCGATCGGCACGGTGATGTCGCGGTTGTCGCGCGCGCGGGAACACATGCGCGTGCTGATGACGGATGGGCCGCTCGAAGGCGACGCCGTGGGGTTGGCGCGTAAAGTCCCGCCGCTGAAAGTAGTGAGAAATCCGTGA
- a CDS encoding IS481 family transposase: MPWNARDTMSLRQEFVHLASQDTLTMTELCQRFNISRQTGYKWLNRGEHALADQSRRPLSSPSKTPTAMEQEVVRLRQAHPRWGGRKIRRRLRDLGLEAVPQPSTVTDILHRHNLILPADSAMSQPWKRFEHEQPNVLWQMDFKGHFETLGKERCSPLTVLDDHSRFSILLRACGPTDTATVQTGLREAFGHYGLPLRINTDNGSPWGSPGSPGQLTELAVWLIRLGIRISYSRPYHPQTNGKDERFHRTLKAEVLNGRSFATQQHVQQELDRWRTVYNCERPHEAIGMDTPISRYRPSPRAYPSILPEPEYGPDDVVLLVKSDGRLRFEGRHLKVSNALYGLPVAARAKPGEDGVFEFWFAHHRILTLDLRSDNH, translated from the coding sequence ATGCCCTGGAACGCAAGAGACACCATGAGCCTCCGACAGGAATTTGTTCATCTGGCCAGTCAGGACACGCTGACGATGACCGAGCTGTGCCAGCGCTTTAACATCAGCCGGCAGACCGGCTACAAATGGCTCAATCGCGGCGAGCATGCGCTGGCAGATCAATCCCGACGCCCGCTCAGCAGTCCGTCGAAGACCCCCACTGCGATGGAGCAGGAAGTGGTACGGCTGCGCCAGGCCCATCCGCGCTGGGGCGGCCGCAAGATCCGCCGGCGCCTGCGTGATCTGGGCCTTGAGGCGGTGCCGCAGCCCAGCACCGTGACCGACATCCTGCACCGGCACAACCTGATCCTGCCGGCCGATTCAGCGATGAGCCAACCCTGGAAGCGCTTTGAGCACGAGCAGCCTAACGTACTCTGGCAGATGGACTTCAAGGGGCACTTTGAGACCCTCGGGAAGGAGCGCTGCAGCCCCCTGACGGTACTCGACGACCACTCGCGCTTCAGCATCCTGCTGCGCGCCTGTGGACCCACCGACACCGCTACCGTGCAGACGGGATTGCGGGAGGCGTTTGGACACTATGGCCTGCCGTTACGCATCAATACCGATAACGGCTCGCCGTGGGGTTCGCCTGGCAGTCCGGGTCAGCTCACCGAGCTGGCCGTCTGGCTGATCCGGCTGGGTATCCGCATCAGTTACAGCCGGCCTTACCACCCGCAGACCAACGGCAAGGACGAGCGGTTTCACCGTACGCTGAAGGCTGAAGTACTGAACGGACGAAGCTTCGCTACCCAGCAGCACGTGCAACAGGAACTGGACCGCTGGCGCACCGTATATAACTGCGAGCGCCCGCATGAGGCGATCGGCATGGACACGCCCATCAGCCGTTACCGGCCGAGCCCCCGGGCGTATCCATCGATCCTGCCGGAGCCGGAGTACGGCCCGGATGACGTGGTGCTGCTGGTTAAATCGGATGGCCGGCTACGCTTTGAAGGACGGCACCTCAAGGTCTCGAATGCACTTTATGGACTGCCGGTTGCGGCACGCGCAAAGCCGGGCGAAGACGGCGTATTTGAATTCTGGTTTGCCCATCACCGCATCCTCACCCTTGACCTGAGGAGCGACAATCACTGA
- the hfq gene encoding RNA chaperone Hfq, with protein sequence MASAESHPQNDFMNAARKERKRVEIYLVNGIRLTGCIESFDQYLVMLRTPVGLQGIYKRAISTIQLDTGTRPAPRAGRPSHGEHTTRGPHGSREPRDHREPREPREPRESYGAPASDRPAPDRSSSTSDGPVVVTRRRRLFGTGGGDNGNHGGGNHGGNGGGNE encoded by the coding sequence ATGGCTTCCGCAGAATCGCATCCGCAAAACGATTTCATGAACGCTGCGCGCAAAGAACGAAAGCGCGTCGAGATTTACCTTGTCAACGGCATTCGTCTGACGGGGTGTATCGAGTCGTTCGATCAGTATCTGGTGATGCTGCGCACGCCTGTCGGCCTGCAAGGCATCTACAAGCGCGCGATCTCGACGATCCAGCTCGACACCGGCACCCGTCCGGCACCGCGAGCCGGACGGCCTTCGCACGGCGAGCACACCACGCGCGGCCCGCACGGTTCGCGTGAACCGCGCGACCATCGTGAGCCGCGCGAACCGCGTGAACCGCGCGAGTCGTACGGCGCGCCGGCCTCGGATCGCCCCGCGCCCGATCGTAGCAGCAGCACGTCCGACGGTCCGGTGGTGGTAACACGCCGCCGGCGCCTGTTCGGCACGGGCGGCGGCGACAATGGCAACCATGGCGGCGGCAATCATGGTGGCAACGGCGGCGGCAACGAATAA
- a CDS encoding DUF1571 domain-containing protein: protein MLAPPTFAQNDDTPPALDTASAVKAPTTPSSQVGKLTLDQQVKWLRAAQQSGAMEKLDDAQLVALFQSLDPLALPRYIKEGPNGYPSYEFVMSRSERIHGQWPDKPDHMLVRLAHDPLRIYAKWLPDGAHAGQEIIYDESKRTDEMYGHLGGIMNVMPLWTSVTGALARAQSNHQVRDLGTEYIANQYLAEGKKYIEAGLPRSTQVEVKTIDGVRVVAFTFETPTGQPQFYAKKETLGLDLRHPYFRTVESYNNDGKIFEKIVFESITPKTFDDSTFDPNNKAYKF, encoded by the coding sequence ATGCTCGCGCCGCCGACGTTCGCGCAGAACGACGACACCCCGCCCGCGCTCGATACCGCCAGTGCCGTGAAGGCGCCCACCACGCCGTCCTCGCAGGTCGGCAAGCTTACGCTCGATCAGCAGGTCAAGTGGCTGCGCGCCGCGCAACAAAGCGGCGCCATGGAGAAGCTCGACGACGCACAACTGGTCGCCCTGTTCCAGTCGCTCGATCCGCTTGCGCTGCCGCGTTACATCAAGGAAGGGCCGAACGGCTACCCGTCTTACGAGTTCGTCATGTCACGCTCGGAACGCATTCACGGTCAATGGCCCGACAAGCCCGATCATATGCTGGTGCGCTTAGCCCACGATCCGCTGCGAATCTACGCGAAGTGGCTGCCCGACGGCGCGCACGCCGGCCAGGAAATCATCTACGACGAATCCAAACGCACCGACGAAATGTACGGTCATCTCGGCGGCATCATGAATGTGATGCCGCTATGGACCTCAGTGACCGGCGCCCTCGCCCGTGCGCAGTCGAACCACCAGGTGCGCGATCTCGGCACCGAGTACATTGCCAACCAGTACCTTGCCGAAGGCAAGAAATATATCGAGGCCGGCTTGCCGCGCTCGACCCAGGTGGAAGTAAAAACGATCGACGGCGTGCGCGTGGTTGCCTTCACCTTTGAAACGCCGACCGGTCAGCCGCAGTTCTATGCGAAGAAAGAAACACTCGGGCTCGATCTGCGGCATCCGTATTTCCGTACCGTCGAGTCCTATAACAACGACGGCAAGATCTTCGAGAAGATCGTCTTCGAAAGCATCACGCCTAAAACCTTCGACGACTCGACCTTCGATCCGAACAACAAGGCCTATAAGTTCTAG